The DNA region CTCGCCCGCGTCGGTGATGTTCTCGAGGGCCTCCTCCAGGTCGGCGATCTCTTCCTCGAGGTCGTCGGCGTCCTCGAACGCGTCGGCGCGTTCGCCCATCGTGTACCACTTCTTGGCGTCACGCAGGTGGTCCTCGGCGTCGCCGACGTCGAGGGCGGACTTGAGGCCGTTGAGCACGCCGAGGACGTTCTCTGCGTCGGTCTCCCAGATGTCGTCGGCGTCGGGGAGGGCGTCCCAGGCGTCTGCGAGGGAGGATTCGACGTCCGAGCGCATCTCGGAGGCGGCTTCCCCGAACAGTTCGTCGTCGTCCAGTGAGGCTTGACTCATGGCGCCCACTTCACGGGCACCGGGGTTAAAAGATAGCCCGAAAGTGAAAGTGAACATGCGGTGAACGAGGGCTCTCGAGGGAAAATGGCGTCCCAGATTCGAAACGGTTGACACGGGCGTCGATTTCGGTGACGGCTCGTACGGTTGGCCGGAGTGGTTCGTGCGGTTGGCCGTCCTAGCAATAGGAGTAGGCTCGAGA from Natronosalvus rutilus includes:
- a CDS encoding DUF5790 family protein → MSQASLDDDELFGEAASEMRSDVESSLADAWDALPDADDIWETDAENVLGVLNGLKSALDVGDAEDHLRDAKKWYTMGERADAFEDADDLEEEIADLEEALENITDAGEQVGELTATIPALRGTLEDAGSEEADDEDENEAEAEEDDE